From Methanococcus maripaludis, the proteins below share one genomic window:
- a CDS encoding pyruvoyl-dependent arginine decarboxylase encodes MIKSSAIHSPFEAPNTISLVAGTGDANNPLNAFDMSLLKSGIGNLNLIRISSIMPPKADIIPLPKIPQGSLVPTAYGYQISEVKGETVAAGISVAIPKDKELCGLIMEYECVGGKKECEDTVRNMAKEGFEMRCWEIDEIISIASEHTVENIGCAFAAAALWYK; translated from the coding sequence ATGATTAAATCAAGTGCAATACACTCCCCATTCGAAGCTCCAAACACGATTTCCCTTGTTGCAGGAACTGGTGATGCAAACAACCCATTAAATGCTTTCGACATGTCGTTGTTAAAATCTGGTATCGGAAACTTAAACCTGATCAGAATTAGCAGCATTATGCCTCCAAAAGCAGACATTATTCCACTCCCAAAAATACCGCAAGGTTCACTTGTTCCTACCGCATACGGTTACCAGATAAGCGAAGTAAAAGGTGAAACCGTTGCAGCAGGTATCAGCGTTGCAATTCCAAAAGATAAAGAATTATGTGGACTTATCATGGAATACGAATGCGTTGGCGGTAAAAAAGAATGTGAAGATACCGTTAGAAATATGGCTAAAGAAGGTTTCGAAATGAGATGTTGGGAAATTGACGAAATAATCTCAATCGCTTCAGAACACACTGTTGAAAATATCGGATGCGCATTTGCAGCTGCAGCACTCTGGTACAAATAA
- a CDS encoding IGHMBP2 family helicase, with protein sequence MTLKQIYVNKFKELVKKERDHEINFHKEEIKKLGIKRENVGRAILNLNGKVLREFFGEYIVRYGRSEKFKKTDISVGDIVLISKGNPLQSDLLGTVIEIGSNHVDVSTEIVPKWALNDIRLDLYVNDVTFKRMLNALDKFNSTDNRLIDIILSVDSPQKSKSTEIRFLDYRLNEYQKEAVLEALSARDLYLIHGPPGTGKTSTISEVILQEALRKNKVIATADSNIAVDNILSNISKHESFKIVRIGHPSRISKKLMKYSLQNKITEHPNYSTLVKLKTELQKNYDLRKNFQRPDPKWRRGMSNDDIIIFSKLNKDIRGIPKETIKQMADWVICSENIAKTKENVQKFEKKLIDDIISTSDVVVATNSMAGSEILEDYKFDVCVIDEGSQSTEPSSLIPIVRSRKLIIAGDHKQLPPTVLSDELELKKTLFERMIHENPEFSKILQVQYRMNEKIMEFSNEMFYENKLIAHESVKSHNLLEIVENVSNEDNDIINEKPLQFINVDGEEQQDSFKSSYNVEEAEKVLEIVSKLQKYEIPVSVITPYDAQVKYISKMLNTDKIDVKSVDGFQGRENEVIVISFVRTDKMGFLKDLRRLNVAVTRAKRKLIVVGSKNLLIKDDAYSKFLNCFNDNQ encoded by the coding sequence ATGACTTTAAAGCAGATTTACGTCAATAAATTTAAGGAACTTGTTAAAAAAGAGCGAGACCACGAAATAAATTTTCATAAAGAAGAAATTAAAAAATTGGGGATAAAACGTGAAAACGTTGGAAGGGCCATTTTAAACTTAAACGGAAAAGTTCTTAGAGAATTCTTTGGAGAATATATTGTAAGGTATGGAAGAAGTGAAAAATTTAAGAAAACCGATATTTCTGTTGGAGATATCGTTTTGATCAGTAAAGGAAACCCACTTCAAAGCGACCTTTTAGGAACAGTAATTGAAATTGGATCAAATCACGTAGATGTTTCGACGGAAATCGTTCCTAAATGGGCTTTAAACGATATAAGACTCGACCTCTACGTAAATGACGTTACATTTAAAAGAATGTTAAATGCACTTGATAAATTTAATAGTACGGATAATCGGCTTATTGATATCATTTTAAGCGTAGATAGTCCACAAAAATCTAAATCAACTGAAATTCGCTTTTTAGACTATCGATTAAACGAATATCAAAAAGAAGCGGTTTTAGAAGCTCTTAGTGCAAGAGATTTATATTTGATACACGGGCCTCCAGGAACTGGAAAAACCAGCACCATTTCTGAAGTAATTTTACAGGAAGCTTTGAGGAAAAACAAAGTCATTGCAACTGCCGATTCAAACATTGCAGTTGATAACATATTATCAAATATTTCAAAACACGAGTCTTTCAAAATTGTTAGAATAGGGCACCCCTCAAGAATTTCTAAAAAATTAATGAAATATTCTTTACAGAACAAAATTACGGAACATCCAAACTACTCAACATTAGTAAAACTAAAAACAGAACTTCAAAAAAACTATGATTTGAGGAAAAATTTCCAAAGACCTGACCCAAAATGGCGAAGAGGAATGAGTAATGATGACATTATCATTTTTTCAAAGCTAAATAAAGATATAAGAGGAATTCCCAAAGAAACCATTAAACAGATGGCAGATTGGGTAATTTGCAGCGAAAATATTGCTAAAACAAAAGAAAATGTCCAAAAATTTGAAAAAAAGCTAATTGACGATATCATATCAACCAGTGATGTTGTTGTTGCTACAAATTCTATGGCAGGAAGCGAGATTTTAGAAGATTACAAATTTGATGTTTGCGTAATCGATGAAGGAAGTCAGTCAACGGAACCATCTTCATTAATCCCAATTGTAAGATCGAGAAAATTAATTATTGCAGGAGATCACAAACAACTTCCACCAACCGTTCTCAGTGATGAATTGGAACTTAAAAAAACACTTTTTGAAAGAATGATTCATGAAAATCCTGAATTTTCAAAGATCCTCCAAGTTCAGTACAGGATGAATGAAAAAATCATGGAATTTTCAAACGAAATGTTCTACGAAAATAAGCTTATTGCACACGAATCTGTAAAATCGCATAATTTACTTGAGATTGTAGAAAATGTTTCAAACGAAGATAATGACATCATAAATGAAAAACCGCTTCAATTTATAAATGTTGATGGAGAAGAACAACAGGATTCATTTAAATCATCATACAACGTTGAAGAAGCCGAAAAGGTATTAGAAATTGTCTCAAAACTTCAAAAATATGAAATTCCGGTAAGTGTAATAACTCCGTACGATGCACAGGTAAAATATATCTCCAAAATGCTAAATACGGATAAAATAGATGTTAAATCCGTTGATGGGTTTCAGGGCCGAGAAAATGAAGTAATAGTGATTTCATTTGTTCGAACTGATAAAATGGGATTTTTAAAAGACCTTAGAAGATTAAACGTTGCAGTTACTCGGGCAAAGCGAAAGTTGATAGTTGTCGGTTCCAAAAATTTATTGATAAAGGACGATGCATACTCTAAATTTTTAAATTGTTTCAATGATAACCAGTAA